A window of Actinomadura viridis genomic DNA:
ACCCCGGTGGCGTGGTGCTCGCGGGTGCCCATGTCCAGCCCCCGGCCCCAGCCGCATCCGGCCTCCAGGACGTGGATGTGCTGGAGCGGCCGGTCGTGGGCGTACTGGCGGGCACGGGCCGAGAACAGGTCGCCGACCTCTGTCGGAGGCGGCCGGAACTCGCCCGCGTGCCGCTCCACGGCGTGGTGCGGGATGCCCTTGGTCGAGCTGGTCATGCGGGCCGCCTTCCCCCTAGCACGCGCCCGTCGCCTCCCCGGCGGCGGCGCGGGCACCGGCACGGGCCCGGGCCCGCCGTGCCGGCCGCTCACGGCCAGGACGAGAATCGCGGTATCTGACGTTCACGACTCGCAGAGTAATCGCCCGACTGCGGACTGTCCGCTATTTGTCCCGTCTCGGCGAGGGACGTGTCGCCCGCGGGCCATGGTCTTTCCGGTATTGGCCATGGAACCGCCCGATACCCCTTGGAGACGTTGAGTGGCACGTCAGGGGGCTCGCGGAGCTGCTAACGTACGCCTGATTCACAGGTATGTCCGGCCTTGGCTCGCTTTCAGGGGGATGCATGCACGGGGTGGTCGGCTACTCGCCCGGAGTCTTCGACCTGTTCCACGTCGGGCATCTCGACCTGCTGCGCCGCGCGGGGGCCGAGTGCGACCGGCTGGTGGTGGGCGTGCTCACCGACGAGCTGGCCGAGGGGCTGTGGGGCGCCCGCCCGGTCGTCCCGCTGATCGAGCGCATGGAGATCGTCGGGCATGTCCGGCAGGTCGCCGAGGCGGTCCCGCTGGAGACCGCCGACCTGCGCGGCGCGTGGCGTTCGCTGGGCTTCCACCGGGTCTTCACCGGCTGCCCCGACTGCCTCGGGGGCGAGGACGCCGAACGCGACCTGGCCGGCACCGGCGTGCCTGTGACGCACTTCACCGGACTGGCCGAGACCGGCAGCCCCGTCCTGCGCGACGCGCTGCTCGGCTCCGGCCCGAGGACGTCGGTCGCGTGAGCGGCCCCGCAGGCTTCCGTGACGCGCTGGCCCGGCTCGCCTCCGCGCAGAAGACCGCCAAGGGCGCCCCCGCCTACTCGCGGTTCGTCAACCGCAAGCTGGGCCGGCTCCTGGCCGCGGTGGCGTACGTGATCGGGCTGACGCCCAACCAGGTCACCGCGATCAGCGCCGCGTTCACCTTCACCGGCATCGCGCTCATCGCGCTGGTCGACCCGGCGCCCTGGCTGGGCGCCGCGGTGTGCCTGGCGCTGGTCGCCGGTTACGCCTTCGACGCGGCGGACGGGCAGCTGGCCCGGCTGCGCGGCGGCGGCTCGAAGTCCGGCGAGTACCTGGACCACATGGTCGACAGCGCCAAGATCTCCGCGCTGCACCTGGCCGTGCTGGTGTCCTGGTACCGCTTCGCCGACCTGGAGCGGGCCGCGTACCTGCTGGTCCCCGTCGGTTTCACGGTGGTCGCCGCGGTGATGTTCTTCGGGATGATCCTCAAGGACCTGCTGGCCCGCGCCCACCGGGCCGCGACGGGCGAGCCCGCGCCGGCCGCCGCCGCCCCGTCCACGCTCCGGTCGCTGCTGGTGATCCCCACCGACTACGGGCTGCTGTGCGTGGCGTTCCTGGCCTTCGGCTTCCCGGCGGTCTTCGTGCCGCTGTACGGGCTGATCTTCCTGGGCAA
This region includes:
- a CDS encoding adenylyltransferase/cytidyltransferase family protein; protein product: MHGVVGYSPGVFDLFHVGHLDLLRRAGAECDRLVVGVLTDELAEGLWGARPVVPLIERMEIVGHVRQVAEAVPLETADLRGAWRSLGFHRVFTGCPDCLGGEDAERDLAGTGVPVTHFTGLAETGSPVLRDALLGSGPRTSVA
- a CDS encoding CDP-alcohol phosphatidyltransferase family protein: MSGPAGFRDALARLASAQKTAKGAPAYSRFVNRKLGRLLAAVAYVIGLTPNQVTAISAAFTFTGIALIALVDPAPWLGAAVCLALVAGYAFDAADGQLARLRGGGSKSGEYLDHMVDSAKISALHLAVLVSWYRFADLERAAYLLVPVGFTVVAAVMFFGMILKDLLARAHRAATGEPAPAAAAPSTLRSLLVIPTDYGLLCVAFLAFGFPAVFVPLYGLIFLGNLLFLLAASVKWYREVGALDAAPAARRQAVVR